A part of Helicoverpa zea isolate HzStark_Cry1AcR chromosome 17, ilHelZeax1.1, whole genome shotgun sequence genomic DNA contains:
- the LOC124638025 gene encoding uncharacterized protein LOC124638025 — MHLLSLYILLCALSYDAIVSTRKSEESSDGSTDEYSEESSDRSTEESSEESSDKSYSSYEGFDIDTTWPKKPNKKNMITTPKDPMRTSKNDCESTEFVSCTTLAPWVPPPPPVNLPRGPFFGFLTNICNALLSPKYKVKYLGKYFVILSNSLKGFGINFLHKIWIKRFRKRLKKYSIYNRKIIKDKVNDFLMFISDGKPKKNKHFEEMNAIYSVIDDMKMDDYVYALKNYGKGVSRHIGAKTRQVFEVIVFGRYQRQPADVKWNIEYTFKSAVIEYWEERLNGTTLNFTLGHLFKYTLGRP, encoded by the coding sequence ATGCATCTACTATCGCTATACATTCTCTTATGTGCGCTATCATATGATGCAATAGTCTCAACACGGAAAAGCGAAGAATCTAGTGACGGATCTACTGATGAATATAGCGAAGAATCCAGTGACAGATCTACGGAAGAGTCTAGCGAGGAATCCAGTGACAAATCATACTCAAGTTATGAAGGTTTTGATATTGATACAACCTGGCCGAAGaagccaaacaaaaaaaatatgataaccaCACCAAAGGACCCGATGAGAACCAGTAAAAATGATTGTGAGTCGACGGAGTTCGTTAGCTGCACTACTCTAGCCCCGTGGGTCCCACCACCCCCTCCCGTCAATTTACCACGAGggcctttttttggtttcctcACAAACATCTGCAACGCACTCCTGTCTCCCAAGTACAAAGTTAAATACCtcggaaaatattttgttatactCAGCAACAGTCTTAAAGGTTTCGGTATTAATTTTCTGCACAAAATATGGATCAAAAGGTTTCGCAAAAGATTGAAAAAGTATTCCATTTACAATAGGAAAATAATCAAAGACAAAGTCAATGATTTTCTAATGTTTATATCGGATGGAAAGCCGAAAAAGAATAAACACTTTGAAGAAATGAACGCTATTTACAGTGTTATTGATGACATGAAGATGGACGATTATGTCTATGCTTTAAAGAATTACGGCAAAGGAGTTTCCCGCCACATTGGAGCTAAAACAAGACAAGTATTCGAAGTAATAGTATTTGGCAGATATCAGAGACAACCTGCAGATGTAAAATGGAATATTGAATACACATTCAAATCGGCCGTCATAGAATATTGGGAGGAAAGATTAAACGGAACTACTCTTAATTTCACTTTGGGCCACCTATTCAAATACACGCTAGGCCGACCGTGA